The genomic stretch TGCCTTGATCGGCCGGGGCGCGGCGCGCGCGCGCAGATCCGCCACCAGCGCGGCGACATGCGGCTTCGGGCCACCGTTCAGGAAAACGCATTCCGCATGCAGCGCCGCAAAGGCGCGCCCGCGATCCGAGGCACCCGCCTGGTACAGCACCGGCGTGCGCTGCGGCGATGGCTCCACAAGGTGCGGTGCATCCAGCCGGTATTGCCGGCCTTCGTGCCGGATGCGTGAAACGCGCGACGGGTCGGCATAGACGCCCGATGCACGGTCGCGCTTCACCGCATCCACCGCCCAGGATTCCTCCCACAGGCGATACACCACGGCCATGAACTCATCCGCCATGTCGTAGCGGTCGTCATGCGCCATCTGGCGATCGAGCCCCATCGCGCGCGCCGCGCTGTCGAGGTAGCCGGTGACGATGTTCCACCCGATCCGGCCCTCGGTCAGGTGGTCCAGCGTCGAGAAGCGCCGCGCCAGCAGCGCCGGCGGTTCCCAGGCCAGGTTCACGGTCACGCCGAAGCCCAGGTTCTGCGTCGCCGCAGCCATCGCCGGGACCAGCAGCATCGGGTCCAGCAGCGGGATCTGCACGCCGTGTCGCACCGCCGCATCCTGGCTGCCGCCATGCACGTCATAGACGCCGAGCACATCCGCCAGGAACAGCCCGTCGAACAAGCCGCGTTCGAGCGTCCGCGCCAGCCCGGTCCAGTACGGCAGCGAGAGGTAATCCGTCGCGCGGTCCCGCGGATGGGTCCACATCCCCTGCTGGATGTGGCCCAGGCACGCCATGTCGAAGGCGTTGAGGCGGATCTCGCGCGGCGTCGCGTTCATTTGAACGCGCTCATGCAAGTACGGTCATTCAGGCGTGAAGCCGCTCTCGCGCACCACGTCGCGCCACATGTCGCGCTCGCGCCGGATCTGGTCGGCGAAGGCCTGCGGCGTGGCGGAGGTCGCGTTGGTGAATTCCAGCCGCTCCAGCGCCGCGATCATGTCCGGCTCGCGCGAGGCACTGACGATCGCCGCGTGCAGCCCCGTCACCACCGGTGCGGGCGTCGCTGCCGGCACGAAGGCACCGAACCATTCCTCCGCGGTGCGTTCCGGGTGGCCCAGTTCCGCCAGCGTCGGCACGGTCGGCAGCTTGGCGAAGCGCGCGGCGGAGGTCACCGCGAGGATGCGCACCCCCGTGCCTTCATGCGGCAGCATCTCGCTCAGCACGCCGATGAACAGCGGCAGGCGGCCGGCAATCACGTCGGCCACCGCCGGCGCGCCGCCGCGATAGGGCACATGCGTCAGGCGCAGGTTCAGCTTCCGCCCCAGCATGATGCCGGTGAAATGCGGCACCGACCCAGCAGCCGGAGAGGCCCAGGGCGTCTCGTTGGGCTGCGCGCGCGACCAGGCGACCCATTCCTCCAGCGTGCGTGCCGGGTGGTTCATCGGCACGCCCAGGCCGAAGGGGAAGGAGCATACCGTGCTGACCGGGACGAAGTCGGTCAGCGCGTCGTAGCGCACCTCGCGCGGGAAGACATGCGGCTGCACCGTCATCATCGAGGCCGGGGTCTGCAGGAAGGTGGTGCCGTCGGCCTCGGCCGCCTTCACCGCCTCCACCGCGATGCGCCCGGCGGCACCGGGGCGGCCATCGACGATCACCTGCGGCGCGTAGCGCCCGCGCAGCTTCTCGGCGTACAGCCGCGCCACCACGTCCGAGGAGCCGCCCGGCGGGAAGCCGATGACCAGGCGCGCGGTGCGGCTGACGGTCTGGGCGCGCGCGGTCCCGGCGGCGATAGCGGTGCCGGCCAGCGCGAGCGCGGCGCGGCGGGCGATGGTGAAGGTCATGGCGTGTCTCCTCCCTGGCCCGCTGCGGGGCCTGCGGGCGCTTTTGTAGGGGGTGGGCACGGGCTTCGCCAGCCTGCCGTGCGGGGACTGCGCAGCGGCCCGCGCCCGCAGGATGATCGCGCCGCGCCGGAGGAACCCCGCATGCGAAGAATGCACGGCCTGCTTGCCGCGACGGCCCTCTCGGGCCTTGCCGGATGCGGCGCGACGCCCGAACCGCCGCCGCCCGCGCCGCTCATTCGCTGCATCGAGATCCCGAACGGCCTCGCGGAATGCAGCGAAATGCCCGGCCCCACCCTGCCGGAACGCCCCGCCCGCGAAAGCCCGAGGCCCGGCACCAGCAGCGCCTCCAGCGCCGTGCGGCGTTCCGCCGGGATCGCCACCGCCTTGCGCGCCTTGAGGTCGAAGGCGATGCCGACCGCCTCGGCCGCCGCGACAACCGCGCCGGTCTCGCCGTCATGCACCAGGTGGGTCCAGGTGGTGGTTTTCTCGCCCAGCGCCTTCAGGCCGCTGCACACGGTCAGCAACTGCCCGGCGCGCAGCGGGCGGAGCTGCGCCACGCGGTATTCCAGCGCGGCCGAGCCCATCCCTTCCTCCTTGATGCCAAGCCCGGTGCCGCGGTTGCGCAGGTTCGGCACGCCATCCCAGATGCGCGCGATGATGACGTCGGGGCGCATCACGCCGTCGGTGTCGCATTCATGCGGGCGGATGGCGCCGCGATAGCCCTCGTTCAGCCCCATGGCGCGGGCGGCGTCGCGGTCGGGCAGCGCCGGCGGCGGGTCGAAGCCGAGGCCGCGCGGACCGGCATGCGGCGGCATCGCGACGACCAGGGCCTCGGCGCCGGGCAATTCCGGCAGTGGTGCGCCCCACAAGCCGAGGTCGGTCACCAGCGTCGCCGCCGGCGCATCGGTCGCGCTGTTGCGGATCTCGATCACCGTCCGCAGCCGCTCGGCGCCGGTGGCGATGACGCCGCCCAGGATGGTGAAGGGTGTGCCGGGCGACATCTCGCGCAGGAAGCGCAGATGCTGGTCCATCACCGCCAGGCGCTGGCGCGACGGCGGCAGCCCGGCCTCCAGCATCAGCCAATCGAGCGCATCCGCCGCGCGGGCGACGTAGTGGCGCACATTCATGTGCCCCATCACGTCGCATTCCTCCTGCTGCACGCTGCCGCGTCCGATGATGATCAACGCCATGCTCCTGCCCGGTGCGCCAGGGTGGAGCGGCGGCGCGATGCTGGAAAGGGGGCGCCGCTTCAGTCCAGCGCAACCCCCGCATAGCCCTGCCGCGCGATGTCATCCGCCCAGGCGCGATAGGTCGGCGCGCTGCCGGTGTAGCGCGCCACGTGCCGCACCTGCTTGCCGGCGACATTGCTGTTCACGCCGGTCATCCAGGAATCGACCTCCATGGACAGCAGGCCGCGCGCCACCTCGGCGACGTGGTCCAT from Roseomonas fluvialis encodes the following:
- a CDS encoding LLM class flavin-dependent oxidoreductase; translated protein: MNATPREIRLNAFDMACLGHIQQGMWTHPRDRATDYLSLPYWTGLARTLERGLFDGLFLADVLGVYDVHGGSQDAAVRHGVQIPLLDPMLLVPAMAAATQNLGFGVTVNLAWEPPALLARRFSTLDHLTEGRIGWNIVTGYLDSAARAMGLDRQMAHDDRYDMADEFMAVVYRLWEESWAVDAVKRDRASGVYADPSRVSRIRHEGRQYRLDAPHLVEPSPQRTPVLYQAGASDRGRAFAALHAECVFLNGGPKPHVAALVADLRARAAPRPIKAFLGATLVIGRTAAEARDKLEDYRRCASVEAALVHASASLGIDLAALDLDDELPAAPGNAIQSNVTALRAAAPRATKRALVDRMILGSRQPPIVGSAEEVADALLAWVDDADVDGFNLSRTVMPECIEDVVDLLVPVLQERGRYKRGYAPGTYREKLFGAGPRLAAPHPAAAVAR
- a CDS encoding tripartite tricarboxylate transporter substrate-binding protein, with protein sequence MTFTIARRAALALAGTAIAAGTARAQTVSRTARLVIGFPPGGSSDVVARLYAEKLRGRYAPQVIVDGRPGAAGRIAVEAVKAAEADGTTFLQTPASMMTVQPHVFPREVRYDALTDFVPVSTVCSFPFGLGVPMNHPARTLEEWVAWSRAQPNETPWASPAAGSVPHFTGIMLGRKLNLRLTHVPYRGGAPAVADVIAGRLPLFIGVLSEMLPHEGTGVRILAVTSAARFAKLPTVPTLAELGHPERTAEEWFGAFVPAATPAPVVTGLHAAIVSASREPDMIAALERLEFTNATSATPQAFADQIRRERDMWRDVVRESGFTPE
- a CDS encoding thioesterase family protein; its protein translation is MIIIGRGSVQQEECDVMGHMNVRHYVARAADALDWLMLEAGLPPSRQRLAVMDQHLRFLREMSPGTPFTILGGVIATGAERLRTVIEIRNSATDAPAATLVTDLGLWGAPLPELPGAEALVVAMPPHAGPRGLGFDPPPALPDRDAARAMGLNEGYRGAIRPHECDTDGVMRPDVIIARIWDGVPNLRNRGTGLGIKEEGMGSAALEYRVAQLRPLRAGQLLTVCSGLKALGEKTTTWTHLVHDGETGAVVAAAEAVGIAFDLKARKAVAIPAERRTALEALLVPGLGLSRAGRSGRVGPGISLHSARPFGISMQRMSGAGGGGSGVAPHPARPERAVAASRPCILRMRGSSGAARSSCGRGPLRSPRTAGWRSPCPPPTKAPAGPAAGQGGDTP